From a region of the Coffea arabica cultivar ET-39 chromosome 3e, Coffea Arabica ET-39 HiFi, whole genome shotgun sequence genome:
- the LOC113737466 gene encoding E3 ubiquitin protein ligase DRIP2-like: protein MSFKTRHATIERLLACGICQKLVRDCTTIDECCHTFCKKCITGKITEENLRNCPECNIDLGGAPLQRLKHDYRWQSIRNKYVSIKKLAKPKVEDVAREAKNHVDNPPVNQVASELPIVDRKGKGKVYQLPNESVETETEPDVELLSTRRKEKSVSSLVGRIETSNTIAPPTHQKRKYTRKKPIPSWGASLSSMSSTQEDENRSQISSNPNPFAASEPLKKQVAHNSQERRGEPPKEMNDLLKSLDGSVEVVTKSRRRRSSAKKMVASEIKIGESHGIGSASLAASPKKYRKGRPRKQDKNGLAEDLNIPTQIVVDSSSVCGRKNQVWFQLVGCKKQESCGILPSMPPQYLRVQDVNMPARFIKKYLVVKLGLQSEDEKKISMRGQQIHPEMRLHQLVEMWIKTLRKPERKKAVTVGSSGKDFVMVFIYSLQL from the exons ATGAGTTTCAAAACTCGGCATGCAACCATTGAAAGGCTTTTGGCTTGTGGGATTTGCCAAAAACTTGTTAGGGATTGCACTACAATTGACGAGTGTTGCCATACTT TTTGCAAGAAGTGCATAACCGGAAAGATCACTGAAGAAAACTTGCGCAACTGTCCAGAGTGCAACATAGATCTTGGTGGTGCTCCGTTGCAGAGGCTCAA GCACGACTATCGTTGGCAAAGTATAAGAAACAAGTATGTCAGCATAAAAAAATTAGCGAAACCAAAAGTGGAGGATGTTGCTCGTGAAGCCAAGAACCATGTTGATAATCCTCCAGTGAACCAAGTGGCTTCAGAATTGCCTATTGTcgatagaaaaggaaaaggtaaagtttATCAACTGCCAAATGAATCAGTGGAAACTGAAACTGAGCCTGATGTTGAGCTATTGTCCACTAGAAGAAAGGAGAAATCCGTTTCTTCTTTAGTTGGTCGAATTGAAACTTCAAACACAATTGCTCCACCTACCCATCAAAAAAGGAAATACACTAGAAAAAAGCCTATTCCTTCCTGGGGGGCTTCTCTATCTAGTATGAGTTCTACTCAAGAAGACGAAAATCGTTCTCAAATCTCAAGTAATCCG AATCCTTTTGCTGCCTCTGAGCCCTTAAAGAAACAAGTGGCACATAATAGCCAAGAGCGTAGAGGGGAACCTCCGAAAGAAATGAATGACTTGCTGAAATCCCTAGATGGCTCAGTTGAAGTCGTAACAAAATCCAGACGTAGGAGGTCTTCTGCCAAAAAAATGGTTGCATCTGAAATCAAAATAGGTGAATCACATGGCATAGGATCAGCTTCTCTAGCTGCTAGTccaaaaaaatatagaaaaggacgcccaagaaaacaagacaaaaatGGTCTCGCTGAGGATCTGAATATTCCCACCCAAATTGTGGTTGATTCTTCGAGTGTTTGTGGAAGAAAGAACCAAGTTTGGTTCCAACTTGTTGGTTGTAAGAAGCA GGAAAGTTGTGGCATTTTACCTTCAATGCCTCCTCAATATCTAAGGGTTCA GGATGTCAACATGCCTGCTAGATTCATCAAGAAATACCTGGTGGTGAAGCTGGGCCTTCAAAGTGAAGATGAGAAAAAG ATTAGTATGAGAGGTCAACAAATTCATCCAGAAATGCGACTGCATCAACTTGTAGAAATGTGGATTAAGACATTAAGAAAACCAGAAAGGAAGAAAGCTGTAACAGTGGGTAGTTCAGGCAAagattttgtaatggttttcATATATAGTTTGCAGTTGTAG